From Streptomyces asiaticus, one genomic window encodes:
- a CDS encoding gliding motility protein: MSKEASRSSEEAPSVRDAQATADAMTAETESGTTDGAETARSGKENPAGEGAGIPKQQSAAEAADSETGESARA, translated from the coding sequence GTGTCGAAGGAGGCGAGCCGTTCGTCCGAGGAGGCACCCTCCGTGCGGGACGCCCAGGCCACGGCCGACGCCATGACGGCGGAGACCGAGTCCGGGACCACCGATGGGGCTGAGACCGCGCGGAGCGGGAAGGAGAACCCGGCGGGTGAAGGCGCCGGGATCCCCAAGCAGCAGTCCGCGGCCGAGGCGGCCGACAGCGAGACCGGCGAGAGCGCCCGCGCATAG
- a CDS encoding response regulator transcription factor — MRLLLVEDDNHVAAALSAMLSKHGFEVAHARSGEEALQALLPDSGAPFGVVLLDLGLPDQDGFEVCGKIRKRTAIPVIMVTARADVRSRIHGLNLGADDYVVKPYDTMELLARIHAVSRRTAAHDPGHGPEESPDGSHPPLRLGPVTIELPTRQVSVHGTTVSLTRKEFDLLALLAQRPGVVFRREQIISEVWRTSWEGTGRTLEVHIASLRSKLRMPALIETVRGVGYRLVAPAG, encoded by the coding sequence GTGAGACTGCTGCTCGTCGAGGACGACAACCATGTCGCCGCGGCACTGTCCGCCATGCTCTCCAAGCACGGTTTCGAGGTCGCCCACGCCCGGAGCGGCGAGGAGGCGCTACAGGCGCTGCTGCCGGACTCCGGCGCCCCCTTCGGCGTCGTCCTCCTCGACCTGGGCCTGCCCGACCAGGACGGCTTCGAGGTGTGCGGCAAGATCCGCAAGCGCACCGCCATCCCCGTGATCATGGTGACGGCGCGCGCCGATGTGCGCTCCCGCATACACGGGCTCAACCTCGGTGCCGACGACTATGTGGTCAAGCCGTACGACACCATGGAGCTGCTCGCCCGGATCCACGCCGTCAGCCGCCGCACCGCCGCCCACGACCCGGGGCATGGCCCCGAGGAGAGCCCGGACGGCTCCCATCCGCCGCTGCGGCTCGGCCCGGTGACCATCGAGCTGCCCACCCGCCAGGTCTCCGTCCACGGGACGACCGTTTCGCTCACCCGTAAGGAGTTCGATCTGCTCGCCCTGCTCGCCCAGCGCCCCGGTGTCGTCTTCCGCCGGGAGCAGATCATCAGTGAGGTCTGGCGCACCAGTTGGGAGGGGACGGGGCGCACCCTGGAGGTCCACATCGCGTCCCTGCGCTCCAAGCTGCGGATGCCCGCCCTGATCGAGACGGTGCGCGGGGTGGGCTATCGCCTCGTCGCCCCGGCCGGCTGA
- a CDS encoding TAXI family TRAP transporter solute-binding subunit — protein MALTLPRLDRRRALQSAAAGLVALGLLLWWLLASGGGPSPSGRVTFATGVSTGVYDTYGRMLEQDLARDLPDVDVRLERSRGSPDNVERLARGRATFAIAATDAVAAYQGEGAGRLRACARLYDDYMQLVVPRGSSVQSAHDLRHLRVGVGGDGSGVQLITRALIKAAGLDFDRDIRAERVGIDAMPKLLRQGKLDAFFWSGGLPTSAVRTLAHAYPIRLVQLGDLTGPLHRQGGVTRYYRAATVPADAYEEIRRPEPVKTIAVPNLLVTTDRVAPDLAEGVTRTVIENRDRIGAKVHAAQKVDLRTAVFTDPLALHKGAARYYRSVKP, from the coding sequence ATGGCCCTCACCCTTCCGCGCCTGGATCGGCGCCGCGCCCTGCAATCAGCCGCCGCGGGCCTCGTCGCCCTCGGGCTGCTGCTGTGGTGGCTGCTGGCGTCGGGCGGTGGCCCCTCGCCCAGCGGCCGGGTGACGTTCGCGACGGGGGTCTCCACCGGGGTCTACGACACCTATGGCCGGATGCTCGAGCAGGACCTCGCCCGGGACCTCCCCGATGTCGATGTGCGGCTGGAGCGGTCCAGGGGTTCCCCGGACAACGTCGAGCGACTGGCCCGGGGCAGGGCCACCTTCGCCATCGCCGCCACCGACGCCGTCGCCGCCTACCAGGGCGAGGGAGCGGGGCGGCTGCGGGCCTGCGCCCGGCTGTACGACGACTACATGCAGCTGGTCGTGCCGAGGGGCTCGTCCGTACAGTCGGCCCACGACCTGCGACATCTGCGGGTCGGGGTGGGCGGCGACGGCTCCGGCGTGCAGCTGATCACCCGGGCGCTGATCAAGGCCGCCGGGCTCGACTTCGACCGGGACATCCGGGCCGAGCGGGTCGGCATCGACGCCATGCCGAAGCTGCTGCGGCAGGGCAAGCTCGACGCCTTCTTCTGGTCGGGCGGGCTGCCGACATCCGCGGTGCGCACGCTTGCCCACGCCTACCCGATCCGGCTCGTCCAGCTCGGCGACCTCACCGGCCCGCTGCACCGGCAGGGCGGGGTGACGCGCTACTACCGGGCGGCCACCGTGCCCGCCGACGCGTACGAGGAGATACGCAGGCCGGAGCCGGTCAAGACGATCGCCGTGCCGAACCTCCTGGTCACCACGGACCGGGTGGCCCCCGATCTGGCGGAGGGTGTCACCCGCACGGTGATAGAGAACCGGGACCGCATCGGGGCGAAGGTGCACGCCGCCCAGAAGGTGGACCTGCGGACCGCCGTCTTCACCGACCCCCTCGCCCTCCACAAGGGCGCGGCCCGCTATTACCGTTCGGTCAAGCCGTAG
- a CDS encoding ATP-binding protein → MRTRLLPLLIVLMAGVLLALGFPLAGSLAAREQQRVVVDRIDDTARFAALAQFVTAGPTGAVGAEGNERLGTLRAELKRYHDLYGIRAGVFYRDRDAPPMAEAPGGWRLPDSGESAQAFDEALAGRRSHDPPQVWPWQRGRLTVASPVVRDGDVVAVVVTDSPTGQMRSRILHGWLVIGGGECAAMLLAVGAAFRLTGWVLRPVRVLDTATHDIATGRMQSRVAAASGPPELRRLARSFNEMADNVEQVLEQQRAFVADASHQLRNPLSALLLRIELLALEMPDGHEEIASVRAEGKRLASVLDDLLDLALAEHTAADLRLTDIAELATDRVDAWLPVAEREEVGLAYTGPAAITGWVDPVALSSALDAVVDNALKFTPEGAHVEVSARTEGDTVAIVVADGGPGLTEDELARIGDRFWRSSRHQNVSGSGLGLSITRALLTAGGGTIHYAPNEPCGLRVTITVPRTGPGETVATVRA, encoded by the coding sequence GTGCGCACTCGGCTCCTCCCGCTCCTCATCGTCCTCATGGCGGGCGTGCTGCTCGCGCTCGGCTTCCCGCTCGCCGGGAGTCTGGCCGCCCGGGAGCAGCAGCGCGTGGTCGTCGACCGGATCGACGACACCGCGCGCTTCGCCGCGCTCGCCCAGTTCGTCACCGCCGGGCCCACGGGGGCGGTCGGCGCCGAGGGGAACGAGCGGCTGGGCACCCTGCGCGCCGAGCTCAAGCGCTACCACGATCTGTACGGCATCCGGGCCGGGGTCTTCTACCGGGACCGGGACGCACCGCCCATGGCCGAGGCGCCCGGCGGCTGGCGGCTGCCGGACTCGGGTGAGAGCGCCCAGGCGTTCGACGAGGCCCTCGCCGGGCGCCGCAGCCACGATCCGCCCCAGGTGTGGCCCTGGCAGCGGGGCAGGCTCACCGTGGCGTCCCCTGTCGTCCGCGACGGGGACGTGGTGGCCGTCGTCGTCACCGACTCGCCCACCGGCCAGATGCGGTCGCGGATCCTGCACGGCTGGCTGGTCATCGGCGGGGGCGAATGCGCCGCGATGCTGCTGGCCGTCGGCGCCGCCTTCCGGCTCACCGGATGGGTGCTGCGGCCCGTGCGCGTCCTGGACACCGCGACCCATGACATCGCCACCGGGCGGATGCAGTCACGCGTCGCGGCCGCCTCCGGGCCCCCGGAGCTGCGGCGGCTGGCCCGCTCGTTCAACGAGATGGCCGACAACGTCGAGCAGGTCCTGGAGCAGCAGCGGGCGTTCGTGGCCGACGCCTCCCACCAGCTGCGCAATCCGCTCTCCGCGCTCTTGCTGCGCATCGAGCTGCTGGCGCTGGAGATGCCGGACGGCCATGAGGAGATCGCCTCGGTGCGGGCGGAGGGCAAGCGCCTGGCCAGCGTCCTGGACGATCTGCTCGACCTCGCCCTGGCCGAGCACACCGCCGCGGATCTGCGGCTCACCGATATCGCGGAGCTGGCGACCGACCGAGTGGACGCTTGGCTTCCGGTGGCCGAGCGGGAGGAGGTCGGGCTCGCCTACACCGGCCCCGCGGCCATCACCGGCTGGGTCGACCCGGTGGCCCTGTCCAGCGCGCTGGACGCCGTCGTCGACAACGCCCTGAAGTTCACGCCCGAGGGGGCGCATGTGGAGGTCTCGGCGCGCACGGAGGGCGACACCGTGGCGATCGTCGTCGCCGACGGCGGCCCGGGCCTCACCGAGGACGAACTCGCCCGCATCGGCGACCGCTTCTGGCGCAGCAGCCGCCACCAGAACGTCTCGGGCTCGGGTCTGGGCCTGTCCATCACCCGCGCGCTGCTGACGGCGGGCGGGGGCACGATCCACTACGCGCCCAACGAGCCCTGTGGTCTGCGCGTGACCATTACGGTGCCGCGGACGGGGCCCGGCGAGACCGTGGCGACCGTACGGGCGTGA
- the miaA gene encoding tRNA (adenosine(37)-N6)-dimethylallyltransferase MiaA, with product MNTAGHPPRVIAVVGPTAAGKSDLGVALARHLDGEVVNADSMQLYRGMDIGTAKLTEDERQGVPHRLLDIWDVTQTASVAEYQRLARAEMDRLLAEGRTPVLVGGSGLYIRGAIDALEFPGTDPAVRARLEAELEERGSGVLHARLADADPEAARAILPSNGRRVVRALEVIEITGRPFTANLPGHEAVYDTLQIGVDVERPELDERIALRVDRMWDAGLVEEVRRLEDAGLRSGRTASRALGYQQVLAALAGECGEEEARAETVRATKRFARRQDSWFRRDPRVHWLSGAADRRGELLASALALVERAVTA from the coding sequence GTGAATACTGCAGGCCATCCGCCGCGAGTCATCGCCGTCGTCGGCCCCACTGCGGCCGGAAAGTCCGATCTGGGCGTCGCACTCGCCAGACACCTCGACGGCGAGGTCGTCAACGCCGACTCCATGCAGCTGTACCGGGGCATGGACATCGGCACCGCCAAGCTGACGGAGGACGAGCGGCAGGGGGTGCCGCACCGGCTGCTGGACATCTGGGACGTCACCCAGACCGCGAGCGTCGCCGAGTACCAGCGGCTGGCCCGCGCCGAGATGGACCGCCTGCTCGCCGAGGGCCGCACCCCCGTCCTGGTCGGCGGCTCCGGCCTCTACATCCGCGGGGCCATCGACGCCCTCGAGTTCCCGGGCACCGACCCCGCCGTCCGGGCCCGGCTCGAGGCCGAGCTGGAGGAGCGGGGCTCCGGGGTCCTGCACGCCCGGCTCGCCGACGCCGACCCCGAGGCGGCGCGCGCGATCCTGCCCAGCAACGGCCGCAGGGTGGTCCGGGCGCTGGAGGTCATCGAGATCACGGGCCGCCCGTTCACCGCCAATCTGCCCGGGCACGAGGCGGTCTACGACACGCTTCAGATCGGCGTCGACGTCGAGCGGCCCGAGCTGGATGAGCGGATCGCCCTGCGGGTGGACCGGATGTGGGACGCCGGGCTGGTCGAGGAGGTCCGCCGGCTGGAGGACGCCGGGCTGCGCTCCGGCCGTACCGCCTCCCGCGCGCTGGGCTATCAGCAAGTGCTCGCCGCGCTCGCGGGAGAGTGCGGCGAGGAGGAGGCGAGGGCCGAAACCGTGCGCGCCACCAAGCGGTTCGCACGCCGTCAGGACTCCTGGTTCCGCCGCGATCCCAGGGTCCACTGGCTCAGCGGAGCGGCCGACCGCAGAGGGGAACTCCTGGCGAGCGCGCTCGCGTTGGTTGAACGGGCGGTCACAGCCTGA
- the miaB gene encoding tRNA (N6-isopentenyl adenosine(37)-C2)-methylthiotransferase MiaB, with protein sequence MTISSDRSPAVDVQAPKSYEIRTYGCQMNVHDSERLSGLLEQAGYVRAPEGTGEGEADIVVFNTCAVRENADNRLYGNLGRLAPIKARRPGMQIAVGGCLAQKDRDTIVNKAPWVDVVFGTHNIGSLPVLLERARVQEEAQVEIAESLEAFPSTLPTRRESAYAAWVSISVGCNNTCTFCIVPALRGKEKDRRPGDILAEVETLVAEGVTEITLLGQNVNAYGSDIGDREAFSKLLRACGKVEGLERVRFTSPHPRDFTDDVIAAMAETENVMPQLHMPLQSGSDTVLKAMRRSYRQERYLGIIEKVRAAMPDAAISTDIIVGFPGETEEDFEQTLHVVREARFAQAFTFQYSKRPGTPAAEMDGQVPKAVVQERYERLVALQEEISWEENKKQVGRMLEVLVAEGEGRKDDATRRLSGRAPDNRLVHFARPEEPVRPGDVVTVDITYAAPHHLLAEGPARGVRRTRAGDAWERRNAPEEKKPAGVMLGLPTVGAPPPQPAAPTAGCGCD encoded by the coding sequence GTGACCATCAGCAGCGACCGGAGCCCGGCAGTGGACGTTCAAGCACCCAAGAGCTACGAGATCCGCACCTACGGGTGCCAGATGAATGTCCATGACTCGGAGCGGCTCTCGGGCCTCCTGGAACAGGCGGGCTATGTCCGCGCGCCCGAGGGCACCGGCGAGGGCGAGGCCGACATCGTCGTCTTCAACACCTGCGCGGTGCGGGAGAATGCCGACAACCGGCTGTACGGCAACCTCGGCCGGCTCGCGCCGATCAAGGCCCGGCGGCCGGGCATGCAGATCGCCGTCGGCGGCTGTCTGGCCCAGAAGGACCGCGACACCATCGTCAACAAGGCCCCCTGGGTCGACGTGGTCTTCGGCACCCACAACATCGGCAGCCTGCCGGTGCTGCTGGAGCGCGCCCGCGTCCAGGAGGAGGCCCAGGTCGAGATCGCCGAGTCCCTGGAGGCCTTCCCCTCCACGCTGCCGACGCGGCGCGAGTCCGCGTACGCCGCATGGGTCTCCATCTCCGTGGGCTGCAACAACACCTGCACCTTCTGCATCGTCCCGGCGCTGCGCGGCAAGGAGAAGGACCGCCGCCCCGGCGACATCCTCGCCGAGGTGGAGACCCTGGTCGCCGAGGGCGTCACCGAGATCACCCTGCTCGGCCAGAACGTGAACGCGTACGGCTCCGACATCGGCGACCGCGAGGCGTTCAGCAAGCTGCTGCGCGCCTGCGGAAAGGTCGAGGGCCTGGAGCGGGTCCGGTTCACCTCGCCGCATCCGCGCGACTTCACCGACGACGTCATCGCCGCCATGGCCGAGACGGAGAACGTGATGCCGCAGCTGCACATGCCGCTTCAGTCCGGCTCGGACACCGTGCTCAAGGCGATGCGCCGTTCGTACCGGCAGGAGCGCTACCTGGGCATCATCGAGAAGGTGCGCGCCGCGATGCCGGACGCCGCCATCTCGACCGACATCATCGTCGGCTTCCCCGGGGAGACCGAGGAGGACTTCGAGCAGACGCTGCACGTGGTGCGCGAGGCGCGGTTCGCCCAGGCGTTCACCTTCCAGTACTCCAAGCGGCCCGGGACGCCCGCGGCCGAGATGGACGGCCAGGTGCCCAAGGCGGTCGTCCAGGAGCGCTACGAGCGGCTGGTCGCCCTCCAGGAGGAGATCTCCTGGGAGGAGAACAAGAAGCAGGTCGGGCGCATGCTGGAGGTGCTGGTCGCCGAGGGTGAAGGCCGTAAGGACGACGCCACGCGGCGGTTGTCCGGCCGCGCCCCCGACAACCGTCTGGTGCACTTCGCGCGGCCCGAGGAGCCAGTGCGCCCCGGTGATGTCGTCACCGTCGACATCACCTACGCCGCCCCCCACCATCTGCTGGCCGAGGGCCCGGCCCGGGGCGTGCGGCGCACCCGCGCCGGAGACGCCTGGGAGCGGCGGAACGCGCCCGAGGAGAAGAAGCCCGCGGGTGTGATGCTGGGCCTGCCGACGGTGGGCGCCCCGCCGCCGCAGCCGGCCGCGCCCACCGCGGGCTGCGGCTGCGACTGA
- a CDS encoding antitoxin — MGLMDNLKAKAGQMKGKAGSFAQQHEARIERGLEKAAKSVDTRTKGKYSAKIETGTGKAKDALNRLSQMDERKPKHKGDA, encoded by the coding sequence ATGGGCCTGATGGACAATCTCAAGGCCAAGGCCGGTCAGATGAAGGGCAAGGCCGGCAGCTTCGCGCAGCAGCACGAGGCCAGGATCGAGCGGGGCCTGGAGAAGGCGGCCAAGTCGGTCGACACCAGGACCAAGGGAAAGTACAGCGCCAAGATCGAGACTGGCACGGGCAAGGCGAAGGACGCTCTCAACCGCCTCTCGCAGATGGACGAGCGCAAGCCCAAGCACAAGGGCGACGCATAA
- the dapF gene encoding diaminopimelate epimerase, whose translation MSTAPRLAFLKGHGTENDFVIVPDLDGRLELSATTVARICDRRAGIGGDGLIRVVRSSAHPEARTMADQAEWFMDYRNSDGSIAEMCGNGVRVFARYLQRAGLVEAGDLAIATRAGVRRAHIAKDAGDAARPGEATAGSDGPITVEMGEAALPEPGPEGEVTVTVGDHSWSARNVNMGNPHAVAFVDDLAQAGDLFTAPAVRPAAVYPHGTNVEFVVDRGPRHVAMRVHERGSGETRSCGTGACAVMVAAARRDGADPAVTGHPVTYTVDVPGGRLVISERPDGTVEMTGPAVIVAEGEIDPSWLGTDLG comes from the coding sequence ATGAGCACCGCACCACGGCTGGCCTTCCTGAAGGGGCACGGCACCGAGAACGACTTCGTCATCGTCCCCGACCTGGACGGCCGTCTGGAGCTGTCCGCGACCACCGTCGCCCGGATCTGCGACCGCCGCGCCGGTATCGGCGGTGACGGCCTGATCCGGGTCGTGCGGTCCTCGGCACACCCCGAGGCGCGGACCATGGCCGACCAGGCCGAATGGTTCATGGACTACCGCAACAGCGACGGCAGCATCGCCGAGATGTGCGGCAACGGAGTCCGCGTCTTCGCCCGGTACCTTCAGCGCGCCGGGCTGGTCGAGGCGGGCGATCTCGCCATCGCCACCCGGGCCGGGGTGCGCCGGGCCCATATCGCCAAGGACGCCGGTGACGCCGCCCGGCCGGGCGAGGCCACGGCCGGGTCCGACGGCCCGATCACCGTGGAGATGGGCGAGGCCGCGCTGCCCGAGCCCGGTCCCGAAGGGGAAGTAACGGTCACGGTCGGTGACCACAGCTGGTCCGCGCGCAACGTGAACATGGGCAATCCGCACGCGGTCGCCTTCGTCGACGACCTCGCCCAGGCCGGTGATCTGTTCACGGCCCCCGCTGTGCGCCCCGCCGCCGTGTACCCGCACGGCACCAACGTCGAATTCGTCGTCGACCGCGGCCCGCGCCATGTCGCGATGCGGGTGCATGAGCGCGGCTCCGGCGAGACCCGCTCCTGCGGCACCGGCGCCTGCGCCGTGATGGTCGCCGCCGCCCGCCGTGACGGGGCCGATCCGGCCGTCACCGGGCACCCCGTCACGTACACCGTGGACGTTCCCGGAGGGCGGCTTGTCATCAGTGAACGGCCGGACGGTACGGTGGAGATGACCGGCCCTGCCGTGATCGTGGCCGAGGGGGAGATCGATCCCTCTTGGCTGGGCACGGACCTCGGCTGA
- a CDS encoding amino acid ABC transporter ATP-binding protein translates to MSEVSVTKDAAPVANALVALSGVNKHFGALHVLQDIDLTISRGEVVVVIGPSGSGKSTLCRTVNRLETIDSGSITIDGKPLPQEGRELARLRADVGMVFQSFNLFAHKTVLENVMLGQIKVRKSDKKAAEEKARTLLDRVGVGAQADKYPAQLSGGQQQRVAIARALAMDPKVMLFDEPTSALDPEMINEVLEVMQQLARDGMTMVVVTHEMGFARSAANRVVFMADGRIVEEAEPEQFFNNPRSDRAKDFLSKILHH, encoded by the coding sequence ATGAGCGAAGTATCGGTGACCAAGGACGCCGCACCGGTGGCGAACGCGTTGGTTGCGCTGTCAGGAGTCAACAAGCACTTCGGCGCGCTGCATGTGCTCCAGGACATCGACCTGACCATCAGCCGCGGCGAAGTGGTCGTCGTCATCGGGCCGTCCGGGTCCGGGAAGTCGACGCTGTGCCGCACGGTCAACCGGCTGGAGACGATCGACTCCGGCTCCATCACGATCGACGGCAAGCCGCTGCCCCAGGAGGGCAGGGAGCTCGCCCGGCTGCGTGCCGACGTCGGCATGGTCTTCCAGTCCTTCAACCTCTTCGCGCACAAGACGGTGCTCGAGAACGTGATGCTGGGCCAGATCAAGGTCCGTAAGTCGGACAAGAAGGCCGCGGAGGAGAAGGCCCGCACGCTGCTCGACCGGGTCGGCGTCGGCGCCCAGGCGGACAAGTACCCCGCCCAGCTGTCCGGTGGCCAGCAGCAGCGCGTGGCGATAGCGCGCGCCCTGGCCATGGACCCGAAGGTGATGCTCTTCGACGAGCCGACCTCGGCGCTGGACCCGGAGATGATCAACGAGGTGCTGGAGGTCATGCAGCAGCTCGCCCGGGACGGCATGACGATGGTCGTCGTCACCCACGAGATGGGCTTCGCCCGCTCCGCGGCGAACCGGGTGGTCTTCATGGCCGACGGCCGGATCGTCGAAGAGGCCGAGCCGGAGCAGTTCTTCAACAACCCCCGCAGCGACCGGGCCAAGGACTTCCTGTCGAAGATCCTGCACCACTGA
- a CDS encoding class III extradiol dioxygenase subunit B-like domain-containing protein: MLIAAAVCPCPPLLVPEVAAGAAPELDGLRAECFEVIHALAAAGPERLIVLGPADRAGRGPHAQGAPGSFRGFGVEVDVRLAAPVAGESGREGAADGGSSRSLPTSLAVGAWLLEHAGWDPAVPVEGLGVGEPLAAERCIQVGRELAGRAERVALLVMGDGTACRTLKAPGYLDERAAAFDAEVARSLAAADTGALAALDEELAYELKAAGRAPLQVLAGAGEGARLKGELRYDEAPYGVGYFVASWSS, encoded by the coding sequence ATGCTGATCGCCGCCGCCGTCTGCCCGTGTCCGCCGCTGCTGGTGCCCGAGGTCGCCGCCGGAGCCGCCCCCGAGCTGGACGGGCTGCGCGCGGAGTGCTTCGAGGTCATCCACGCCCTCGCGGCGGCGGGTCCGGAGCGCCTGATCGTGCTGGGGCCCGCCGATCGCGCCGGGCGCGGGCCGCATGCGCAGGGCGCACCCGGATCGTTCCGCGGCTTCGGTGTGGAAGTGGATGTGCGGCTCGCCGCGCCGGTGGCGGGGGAGTCCGGCCGCGAGGGCGCCGCGGACGGCGGGTCCTCGCGCTCGCTGCCGACGTCGCTGGCGGTCGGCGCCTGGCTGCTGGAGCACGCGGGGTGGGACCCGGCGGTGCCCGTCGAGGGGCTGGGTGTGGGGGAACCTCTCGCGGCCGAGCGGTGTATTCAAGTCGGAAGGGAGCTCGCCGGGCGGGCGGAGCGGGTCGCGCTGCTGGTGATGGGCGACGGCACCGCATGCCGCACGCTGAAGGCGCCGGGCTATCTCGACGAGCGGGCGGCCGCGTTCGACGCCGAGGTGGCGCGGTCGTTGGCGGCCGCCGACACCGGGGCGCTGGCCGCGCTCGACGAGGAGTTGGCGTACGAGCTCAAGGCGGCTGGTCGCGCGCCGCTCCAGGTGCTCGCGGGGGCGGGTGAGGGGGCGCGCCTGAAGGGGGAGTTGCGGTATGACGAAGCGCCGTACGGCGTGGGGTATTTCGTGGCGAGCTGGTCGTCATAG
- a CDS encoding IclR family transcriptional regulator, with protein MLDKAMAVLGCFRPDGGAFRLTELSARTGLAKTTVFRLCADLVRLGLLERDAETYRLGGALFELGSLVPRRRDLREAALPFLQDLFEATHETVHLGVREGHEVVYVERIHGHDALRLPSRIGGRLPLTCTGVGKALLAFSGSELVEEILAAPLSALTPYSITDPDRLRTAVEQAQVAGLAYEEEEAAPGVSCIAAPVFDGPTSVAALSVAVPRGRFRPAQLAPAVRTAALGLSRALRSGR; from the coding sequence ATGCTCGACAAGGCGATGGCCGTGCTCGGCTGCTTCCGTCCCGACGGCGGGGCGTTCCGTCTCACGGAACTGTCGGCGCGGACCGGGCTGGCCAAGACCACCGTGTTCCGCCTCTGCGCCGATCTGGTCCGGCTCGGCCTGCTCGAACGTGACGCCGAGACCTACCGCCTCGGAGGCGCCCTCTTCGAACTGGGCTCACTCGTCCCCCGCCGGCGCGATCTGCGGGAGGCCGCGCTGCCGTTCCTTCAGGACCTCTTCGAGGCCACGCACGAGACCGTGCACCTCGGGGTGCGCGAGGGCCACGAGGTGGTCTACGTCGAGCGCATCCATGGCCACGACGCCCTTCGACTGCCGTCCCGCATCGGCGGCCGACTGCCCCTGACCTGCACCGGCGTCGGCAAGGCGCTGCTGGCGTTCTCGGGCTCCGAGCTGGTCGAGGAGATCCTGGCCGCGCCTCTGTCCGCCCTCACGCCCTACTCGATCACCGATCCGGACCGGCTGCGCACGGCCGTCGAGCAGGCCCAGGTCGCGGGTCTGGCCTACGAGGAGGAAGAGGCGGCCCCGGGAGTCAGCTGCATCGCGGCTCCCGTCTTCGACGGGCCGACCTCGGTGGCGGCGCTGTCGGTGGCCGTACCCCGCGGCCGCTTCCGGCCGGCGCAACTGGCACCGGCGGTCCGGACGGCGGCCCTGGGCCTGTCGCGGGCCCTGCGCTCCGGCAGATGA
- a CDS encoding class I SAM-dependent methyltransferase, whose protein sequence is MTVKNGRRWNHNIHYHPRILRAVPDGARRALDVGCGEGMLARELRRTVPHVTGIDLDAGSIDQGRAYGDDVDYVLGDFLSHPFEPASFDVVASVAALHHMDAATGLARMRDLLRPGGVLAVVGLARNSMPRDLPRILAAIAVGTVHRARKGHWHHPSPVVWPPPVTYPEMRALAAELLPGSRYRRHVLWRYSIVWRKPRD, encoded by the coding sequence ATGACAGTGAAGAACGGCAGGCGGTGGAACCACAACATCCACTACCACCCCCGCATCCTCCGCGCGGTCCCCGATGGCGCCCGGCGCGCCCTCGACGTCGGCTGCGGCGAGGGCATGCTCGCCCGCGAGCTCAGGCGGACCGTGCCGCACGTCACCGGGATCGACCTCGACGCGGGCAGCATCGATCAGGGACGTGCGTACGGGGACGACGTCGACTACGTCCTCGGCGACTTCCTGAGCCATCCCTTCGAGCCCGCCTCGTTCGACGTCGTCGCGTCGGTGGCCGCCCTGCACCATATGGACGCCGCCACCGGGCTGGCCCGCATGCGCGACCTGTTGCGGCCCGGCGGGGTCCTGGCCGTCGTCGGTCTCGCCCGGAACTCCATGCCCAGGGATCTGCCGCGCATCCTCGCCGCCATCGCCGTCGGTACCGTCCACCGCGCCAGGAAGGGCCACTGGCACCACCCGTCCCCCGTCGTATGGCCGCCGCCGGTCACCTACCCGGAGATGCGGGCACTGGCCGCCGAGCTCCTGCCCGGCTCGCGGTACCGCCGTCACGTCCTGTGGCGCTACAGCATCGTCTGGCGCAAGCCGCGGGACTGA